A window of Acinetobacter sp. TR3 contains these coding sequences:
- a CDS encoding enoyl-ACP reductase FabI — MSQGLLAGKRFLIAGIASKLSIAFGIAAALHREGAELAFTYPNEKLKKRVDDFAAQFGSTLVFPCDVAIDAEIDNTFVELAKHWDGLDGVVHSIGFAPAHTLDGDFTDVTDRDGFKIAHDISAYSFVAMARAAKPLLQARKGCLLTLTYQGSERVMPNYNVMGMAKASLEAGVRYLALSLGKEGIRVNAISAGPIRTLAASGIKSFRKMLDANEKIAPLQRNVTIEEVGNAALFLCSPWASGITGEILYVDGGFNTVGMSQSMMDDE; from the coding sequence ATGTCACAAGGACTTTTAGCTGGTAAGCGTTTTTTAATTGCTGGTATTGCAAGTAAATTATCAATTGCTTTCGGTATTGCGGCAGCATTACACCGTGAAGGTGCAGAGTTAGCATTTACTTATCCAAATGAAAAGCTAAAAAAGCGTGTTGATGACTTTGCAGCACAGTTTGGTTCAACCCTAGTTTTCCCTTGTGATGTAGCGATTGATGCAGAAATTGACAATACTTTTGTTGAGTTGGCAAAACATTGGGATGGTTTAGACGGTGTTGTGCATTCGATTGGTTTTGCACCTGCACATACGCTGGATGGTGACTTTACCGACGTGACTGATCGTGACGGTTTTAAAATTGCACATGACATTAGTGCCTATAGTTTTGTCGCGATGGCTCGTGCGGCAAAACCATTATTACAAGCACGTAAAGGTTGTTTATTGACTTTGACTTATCAAGGTTCTGAGCGTGTGATGCCAAACTATAACGTGATGGGTATGGCGAAAGCATCGTTAGAAGCGGGTGTTCGTTATTTAGCACTAAGCTTGGGTAAAGAGGGGATTCGTGTGAATGCAATCTCTGCTGGACCAATCCGTACATTAGCCGCGTCTGGTATCAAGTCTTTCCGTAAAATGTTAGATGCCAATGAAAAGATCGCGCCATTACAACGTAATGTGACTATTGAAGAAGTGGGTAATGCAGCATTGTTCCTTTGCTCACCGTGGGCTTCTGGTATTACGGGTGAAATCCTTTATGTTGATGGTGGTTTTAATACTGTAGGTATGAGCCAATCAATGATGGATGATGAATAA